TCGGATGCTGATATGCTTCTTGCTGTAACATAGCTATGAACACGGGATGTGTTGGAAAAAGCACTTTTGTTGCCACAAAAAGGGCTCTCGACATATAATGGATTGTTCACAGGGCCCAGGCAGTTGAGAAAAGTTAAGAAAGTGGTGTTAGTGTAACCAGGAGACATGTATCCTAAGTAAATGTCGTAATCAATGGAAGAATAAACCGGACAGGATGAGTAGTTTTTGCTGTCGAGACCTGGATCAGATGCACGTATCGAAAAGTTGTTGTAAGTGATTGCCTGAACATGGTACCTTCTTGAGCTTAATCTCAGCAAGGTCCGGTTTTGCTGGCATTCAAGCACGAAAACGGGGTCCTGATGGCCACAGTTTGTGGGATCGTCTGGCAACCTGAAAGGGTATCTGATCTGGATGTCCCCGCATGAAGAAGGGATGCAGGCCGAGTTGTTTTGGGCTCTGCAGTTTTTGGTACAACATAGGAGTAGAATCAAGGTTGTTAGAACTGAAAACCAGAGACCTGTTGTCGACATTTTTACAGATGATGAGGAAATGTAAACCATTGCACAGCTTGATATCTTTTATTGATGTGAAAAAGGGTTCTTGGAAAAGAAGGGAATAGATGGATGGTTTCTTGGATGTTTCAGACTGGAACTGGTTATTGCTTCAGTTGGAATATAATGATTTTGGTGATTAGTGCATTGACTAGATCAAATCACTAAAAATGTTACTTTTCTTGGCACTAATAATGCTGAAGAATTAATAATTCCACTATCCACATTGAGTTCTGAAAATACAGAGCAAGAGTGATTAATATATCTCAACAATCTTCATCATTGTGATTTGTCAACTAAGAATGTTGTTGATCTTCTATTGCTTAATGCTTTCATTCAAAGtcaaagtttgaaaaattagaaaataggTCTGTTCTGATCCACTCGACGCGTTTCATGTTGGTCCCCGTAGGTTGAGTGGTAGGGTAAGGAAGAATGGAGGAAAGtgcaaaatattattctagACAGCATCTTGAAACAAGAAGTCAAATAAGGAAGAACAAGATCAAGATAAAACTCAACTGTATAGGCTAAGATGTATTAACGGATTTCACAGAATCATAAACCATGAAGATTTTCCTTTTCACCTTCATTTCCATAGTCCATCTTGCAGGAGGCCAAAATGGCTGCCTGCCTGCAACATGTGGACCGTCAGGGCCAAATATCCGGTTCCCATTCTGGCTAAAAGATCATCAACCAGAGCACTGTGGATATCCGGGCTTTGAACTCAGATGCACTGAAAGTGGTGATTTGAAGTTTGATCTCCAATTTCCAGTAACAGCATCAGCCAACAATGTAGTGCTTCCATTACTAACAACTGTCACAGTCGGGGTGATCGACTACGGAGCACAACAGATGCTAGTCAGGCATGCCGTTGCACGGTCCTGCCCACCAGAGAAGCTCACCACTTTGAACTCTTCGGCCTCTCCTTTTGAGGTGGAAGCGTTAGGATACAGTGAGGGATATGTTTTGTTCAATTGTTCTAATGCAGAAAGTGATTGGCAGACGGTTTCTTGCCTTAGCAACCATGATCACAAAGTCATAACTCTCCCTTCTACCAGTGAGATCACAGCTCTGCCTCCTCACTCATCTTGTTTTAAGATGTACAACATTTCATACGTACCGTACAATGCATTAGCAGGAAGAGATGATGAATATGGTGAGCGTTTTTATGTTCGTTGGCGAAAACCGTCTTGCGGAAATTGTGAAGCAGAAGGCAAGTTTTGTAGATTGAGGAATAATACAGCAGAAGACACTGAATGCTTCAGTCCGGAACAACCTCAACACGGTACACAAACACAGTACTCCAGTCTGCTCTGAATCTTGTTTTCCTCTTTTCAACAGAAATCTTGACACAAGTTAAGACAAATCTGTGTTTTAGCAAGAAATTTCAGGTTATATCAGCTAACAGACATATATTTGTCTTACCAGGTttatcgaaaaattataaatcactTGTTGCAGGTAAAAGTTATCATTACTATTCTTTGTTTCACTCTGGTttagaaatgatttttgaCAATACATGTGCGGATTACAGGTATAACTGTAGGAACTATACTCCTTGGGTTTATCATGGTTGAGTTGTTCTTCGTCTTCATCTcgatgaaaagaaagaaagaggagCACAAAAGGATACAAAAAATCTTAGAGAATCACAAAGACATGAGCCCTAGAAGATACTCATATGCAGATATCAAGAGAATTACAGATAATTTCAAGGAAAAACTCGGCCCACGAACTCTTTTCAAAGGGATGCTCGTCGATGAAACTTGTGTTGCTGTGAAGATGCTCGATCATTCTGAACAAAATGTTGAGGACTTTATTGACGAAGTGGACACAATAGGTCGAATGGAACACGTCAACGTCCTTCAATTAGTTGGATATTGTGTTGATGGACGTAAAAGAGCTCTTGTTTATGAGTTCTTGTCGAGTGGTACGCTTGAAATGCTTATTTCTTCAGAAAGCCAGAGCCAAATGCTTGGTTGGGAGACACTGCACCAAGTTGCTCTAGCCGTAGCCAAAGGGATTGACTACATTCGTCAAGAATGCAACCAGAACATCCTCAGTTTGAACATTAAACCTCAGAACATTCTGCTAGATAACAACTTAAATCCCAAAGTCTTAGTATGTTCGATAAGTGCTGCTCCAGGGGCATCAGAATATGCTGCCCCAGAAATGTTTGCAAGTACCTTTGACGTCCTGTCACAGAAAGCAGATGTTTATAGCTTCGGCATGTTGTTGCTGGATGTTGTAGGGAGACGGAGCGgtggagagaaagaaaatggtGGCATTTACTTCCCCGAATGGATCCTCAAGAATGGAGCAGAACGAGCAATCCAGATagacgaagaagaagagaatatTGAGATGGTTAAGAAACTCTCAGTTGTCGGCTTATGGTGCATTCAGTGGTTTCCATCTGATCGCCCGTCTATGAAGACAGTGATTCAAATGCTCGAAGGAGACAATAAGCCCATTACACCGCCAAATCCTTTTGCCTCTTTCAATCTCAAACACACATGAAACTTCATGTTGAAACATATTTAGCAGAAAACTTTGTTTTGGTCTGCAGATACTCATTCATGACTTGTTCTATTCTGATAATGTTAATAAGCTGAAACACAATAAGCTAGTGAACAATTATCGATTTACACTTTCTACGTTGTGTCGAAGGACAAACAGCATAATATTTACTTAGCaggcaaaagaaaaagaatctaaCTGTATAGTCTATACaatatgacaaaataataaaggtTAATTGGGAGTTCTAGTCATTTCATGATCGTTTGCCATCTCACGTGGCGCCATGAAAGGCTTTGGAGGCATCGGCAGTTCAGAGTCATCCTCGAGCATCTCGACTACTTTGTTCATCGGAGGCCGATCAGACGGCTTCATCTGTATGCACCACAAGGCCACTATGATGATCTTCTTCACCAGCTTCCTCTCTTCTTCTGTTGCATCCTTTATCTCTATCTCCTTTCCAGCATAAAGCTGGTCATACGCCCACAATGGAAAGTAAATTTGGCCAATGTCTTCAGTGAAGGGGTTCATATTTTTCCGTCTACCCGCCATTTCCATTAACAACATTCCAAAACTATAAACATCAGCCTTGTAGGAGACTCCACCAATGTTCTTGTAGAACATCTCTGGTGCCATGTAGCCCATCGTTCCTCTTGCAGCCGTCAGGTTTACAACACTGCCGTCGGTCGGGTACAGTTTTGCCAGCCCAAAGTCGGAGATTTTCGGGTTGAAATTCTCATCGAGCAAGATGTTATGAGGCTTGATGTCGAAATGCAGGATTTGCATGTCACAACCACGGTGCAGGTAGTCGATTCCACGAGCCACTCCAAGGGCAATATCGAACATTTTCTCGTACCTCAAGGCTAGGGCCTCTATACCTAGTTGGTTGAAAATGTATCTGTCTAGGGAACCATTAGGCAGATATTCATATACTAAAGCACACTTTGAACCTTCCACGCAGAAGCCGATGAGCTGAACTACATTGACATGGTGAATCCGGCCAATCGTGCCAACTTCACTGATGAATTCTTGCTCAGTAGCCATTGATTGTCCCATCATTTTCACTGCAACGAAAGGGCCACTTCTAAGCTTTCCTTTATAGACGGTTCCGTAGGCCCCCTCACCCAACCTCTGGTTGAAATTGTTGGtcattttcttgatctcaGAGTAGGTGTACTTTATCGGCGTGAGGTTGTTCTGACCTTGTAAAAATTCTTCGATGCTTTCATCCATCGATAAATGCCGCCTTCTCCATTTATACACCACTAGCCCGATGAGGAACGGGAATCCAATGATGAATCTCAGAGCTAAAAGCCCACCTGCATGATCATGAGGAAAAGGAACCGTCAGCTACTcaacaaaacaataattttgaattacaaacaatttccttttctttggcGGAAGGTGATAATAAACAAGCAAAATCTGCTACTTAAACTAAAAAACAGGATCAATGAAACAGACAATCAAGAATCTGtgtaagaaaataatgggtCTGAATCTTACCAACTGCAATACCGCCCCATACACCGATAATTACTGTTGAAAAAGCAAAGTTAGAAGTTAGAGGATATAACAATATGTTAAAACTTTAAAGGAAAAGGCTCACAAAGACAAGTAGTGTAGACTTGAATAGTTTAAGAACTCACATCCCCAGAACTCAAATTGACCTGCATTGTTCAAGTAAAAGCAGTGTCAGCAAACTTATAGTAAGTGAAAAAATCAGAAGAAAAACGCTCATCAGCTATATTCCTTTATCCAGGTAAAGCATTGAAAActgaaataataatagtttgagACAATTTTCAGTAGCTAAAAGTACTAAGGATAATAAGAAACATCAGTTGTTCCATGATACTTAAAGGATACCACAATTATCATTTTACCATGTAGTAATAATTTCCTCAGTCCATAAATCCCAAGAACCATCCAATTCTATCCCATCATCATCAGttcaaaatcataacaaatgttTGCAGCTAAGTGATCGCAACAAGCATTTGAAAGATAATTTTCCAGGCATAAATTCAAGATCAAGAAAACATGAACTATCACTTACACTTAAAGCCAAGTTTTGAAAGAGGAGTATCCTCCCTGCAATAATGCTTGCAACTGATAGTATTCCCCTCCAAGCTGCAATATCCATAAGTCCTCTCACATTCTGCACAAAGAACACGAAACCAAGAAAGCTCGAACCCGTAAGCCAATCCATCATAAATGCTTGCCAAAGAAGAGTTATCTCTCGTAGGCCCTCGGGGCGATGCCCGGGCCACCATGTCAACTGTACAGGAATCCTCCAAATCCGATATCATAACACGATCACCAATCATAACATAACTATGAACTTC
The window above is part of the Sesamum indicum cultivar Zhongzhi No. 13 linkage group LG7, S_indicum_v1.0, whole genome shotgun sequence genome. Proteins encoded here:
- the LOC105166738 gene encoding rust resistance kinase Lr10-like — protein: MLTGKRLFFAISRILILLLSLTVNSKAQNNNPTSSCPTSSCGNISVSFPFRLKTDPKSCGYNHPSFEIDCQNNRAIMTVRSRKFYVQDINYEYFSMRLVDPGINRGNLSSCPAFSNGYDDWPTSIFDGILDNIPVVFVHCLAPVSSLKYVEAGFCGNRSSIFPNSSEVHSYVMIGDRVMISDLEDSCTVDMVARASPRGPTRDNSSLASIYDGLAYGFELSWFRVLCAECERTYGYCSLEGNTISCKHYCREDTPLSKLGFKCQFEFWGLIIGVWGGIAVGGLLALRFIIGFPFLIGLVVYKWRRRHLSMDESIEEFLQGQNNLTPIKYTYSEIKKMTNNFNQRLGEGAYGTVYKGKLRSGPFVAVKMMGQSMATEQEFISEVGTIGRIHHVNVVQLIGFCVEGSKCALVYEYLPNGSLDRYIFNQLGIEALALRYEKMFDIALGVARGIDYLHRGCDMQILHFDIKPHNILLDENFNPKISDFGLAKLYPTDGSVVNLTAARGTMGYMAPEMFYKNIGGVSYKADVYSFGMLLMEMAGRRKNMNPFTEDIGQIYFPLWAYDQLYAGKEIEIKDATEEERKLVKKIIIVALWCIQMKPSDRPPMNKVVEMLEDDSELPMPPKPFMAPREMANDHEMTRTPN
- the LOC105166739 gene encoding rust resistance kinase Lr10-like gives rise to the protein MKIFLFTFISIVHLAGGQNGCLPATCGPSGPNIRFPFWLKDHQPEHCGYPGFELRCTESGDLKFDLQFPVTASANNVVLPLLTTVTVGVIDYGAQQMLVRHAVARSCPPEKLTTLNSSASPFEVEALGYSEGYVLFNCSNAESDWQTVSCLSNHDHKVITLPSTSEITALPPHSSCFKMYNISYVPYNALAGRDDEYGERFYVRWRKPSCGNCEAEGKFCRLRNNTAEDTECFSPEQPQHGLSKNYKSLVAGITVGTILLGFIMVELFFVFISMKRKKEEHKRIQKILENHKDMSPRRYSYADIKRITDNFKEKLGPRTLFKGMLVDETCVAVKMLDHSEQNVEDFIDEVDTIGRMEHVNVLQLVGYCVDGRKRALVYEFLSSGTLEMLISSESQSQMLGWETLHQVALAVAKGIDYIRQECNQNILSLNIKPQNILLDNNLNPKVLVCSISAAPGASEYAAPEMFASTFDVLSQKADVYSFGMLLLDVVGRRSGGEKENGGIYFPEWILKNGAERAIQIDEEEENIEMVKKLSVVGLWCIQWFPSDRPSMKTVIQMLEGDNKPITPPNPFASFNLKHT